One genomic window of Cetobacterium somerae ATCC BAA-474 includes the following:
- a CDS encoding YceD family protein, with protein MIIKLSEIINESEVAFDYVEKTMDSMDTPEGVTIKGKAYKEGNGYVIEGSYRTVLRLECVRCLAEIEPLIQGEFKGEYLDPKEYSKYISSLKPEEEFGDKHFEEAINSEIDISDLVREYIILDLSQYEACLPECSDTSEVEKYSKEDVDPRWQQLLDIKF; from the coding sequence TTGATAATCAAGCTTAGTGAAATTATTAATGAATCAGAGGTAGCCTTTGATTATGTTGAGAAGACTATGGATTCTATGGACACTCCAGAGGGTGTAACTATAAAAGGAAAAGCCTATAAAGAGGGAAATGGTTATGTAATTGAAGGGTCTTATAGAACAGTACTAAGATTAGAGTGTGTTAGATGTTTAGCAGAAATAGAACCTTTAATTCAAGGAGAATTTAAAGGAGAATATCTAGATCCAAAAGAATATTCTAAGTATATATCTAGTCTGAAGCCAGAAGAGGAGTTTGGAGACAAACATTTTGAAGAAGCTATAAACAGCGAAATAGATATCTCTGATCTGGTTAGAGAATATATAATACTTGATTTGTCACAATATGAGGCATGTCTTCCAGAGTGTTCAGATACTTCTGAAGTAGAAAAATACTCTAAAGAGGATGTTGACCCAAGATGGCAGCAATTATTAGACATAAAATTTTAA
- the ychF gene encoding redox-regulated ATPase YchF → MIGIGIVGLPNVGKSTLFNAITKAGAAEAANYPFCTIEPNVGMVTVPDQRLDELSKIINPQRVQHATVEFVDIAGLVEGAAKGEGLGNKFLSNIRTTAAICQVVRCFEDENIIHVSGSVDPIRDIEIINGELILADVETVEKAIEKQSKLFKAKNKEALALMPVLEKCKAHLDEYKMLRTLALTPEEQELMRTYQLLTQKPMMFAANVSEDELATGNEYVEKVKEYAAGLGAEVVVVSAKVESELQEMEEEDKKEFLEALGVEEPGLNRLIRAGFKLLGLQTYFTAGVKEVRAWTIKIGDTAPKAAGEIHTDFERGFIRAKVVGYEDFIKCSGWKGAQEAGVLRLEGKEYIVKDGDLMEFLFNV, encoded by the coding sequence ATGATAGGTATAGGAATAGTAGGACTTCCAAATGTTGGAAAGTCAACTCTTTTTAACGCAATAACAAAAGCTGGAGCGGCAGAAGCAGCAAACTATCCGTTCTGTACAATAGAACCAAACGTAGGAATGGTAACAGTTCCAGATCAAAGATTAGATGAGTTATCAAAAATAATAAATCCTCAAAGAGTTCAGCACGCAACAGTTGAATTTGTGGATATTGCAGGTTTAGTTGAAGGAGCAGCAAAAGGTGAAGGTCTAGGAAATAAATTCCTATCAAACATTAGAACTACTGCTGCAATTTGTCAAGTTGTTAGATGTTTTGAAGATGAGAACATTATTCACGTAAGTGGAAGTGTAGATCCGATAAGAGATATTGAAATTATAAACGGAGAACTTATTTTAGCTGATGTGGAAACTGTTGAAAAAGCTATAGAAAAGCAATCAAAATTGTTCAAAGCAAAAAATAAAGAAGCTTTAGCATTAATGCCAGTTTTAGAAAAGTGTAAAGCACATTTAGATGAGTATAAGATGTTAAGAACACTTGCATTAACACCTGAAGAGCAAGAGTTAATGAGAACATATCAACTTTTAACACAAAAGCCAATGATGTTTGCAGCAAATGTATCAGAAGATGAATTAGCTACAGGAAATGAATATGTAGAAAAGGTAAAAGAATATGCAGCAGGTTTAGGAGCAGAAGTTGTTGTAGTATCTGCAAAAGTAGAATCAGAACTTCAAGAGATGGAAGAAGAGGATAAAAAAGAGTTTTTAGAGGCTTTAGGAGTAGAAGAGCCAGGATTAAATAGATTAATCAGAGCAGGATTTAAACTATTAGGACTACAAACTTATTTCACAGCAGGAGTAAAAGAAGTAAGAGCGTGGACTATAAAGATAGGAGATACAGCTCCAAAGGCAGCTGGAGAAATCCATACAGATTTTGAAAGAGGATTTATTAGAGCAAAAGTAGTTGGATATGAGGACTTTATAAAGTGTTCTGGATGGAAAGGAGCTCAAGAAGCAGGAGTTCTAAGACTAGAAGGAAAAGAATACATTGTAAAAGATGGGGACTTAATGGAGTTTTTATTTAATGTATAA
- a CDS encoding elongator complex protein 3 produces the protein MKHYNIPIFISHFGCPNDCVFCNQKKINGRETDVTTEDIKNIIETYLKTLPKKSKKEVAFFGGTFTGISIKLQEEYLSVVFEYIKNGLIDGIRLSTRPDYIDKKIVDMLKRYGVTTVELGVQSLDEKVLIKTHRFYPMEKVYEAAKLIKEAGIELGIQLMLGLPGSTDESDLASAIKTVELKPDIARIYPTLVIKETEMADMFKNGSYIPLSLEEAVKRCKKIYSLLDYNDINIVRVGLQPTEELNDNENVLGGPFHPAFRELVVGEIYYDFLKEIYDREKKLEVEINEKNVSKIVGINKINREKLGKDLVIKMNNMLEIDRIKINEKIYSWKQVLRGEINEPSDNKYQ, from the coding sequence ATGAAACATTATAATATTCCAATTTTTATAAGTCATTTTGGATGTCCTAATGATTGTGTATTTTGTAATCAAAAAAAGATAAATGGTAGAGAGACAGACGTAACCACAGAGGATATAAAAAATATAATTGAAACATACTTAAAAACTCTTCCAAAAAAATCCAAGAAAGAGGTGGCTTTTTTTGGTGGAACTTTTACAGGAATTTCTATAAAATTACAAGAAGAGTATCTATCTGTAGTTTTTGAATATATAAAAAATGGTTTGATTGATGGAATAAGATTATCAACAAGACCTGATTATATTGACAAAAAAATAGTAGATATGTTAAAAAGATACGGAGTTACAACTGTAGAGTTAGGAGTTCAATCTTTAGATGAAAAGGTGTTGATAAAAACACATAGATTTTATCCAATGGAAAAAGTATATGAAGCTGCAAAATTAATAAAAGAAGCTGGAATTGAATTAGGAATACAGCTTATGCTGGGATTACCAGGATCAACTGATGAAAGTGATTTAGCTAGTGCTATTAAAACAGTTGAATTAAAACCAGATATTGCAAGAATTTACCCAACTTTAGTTATAAAAGAAACTGAAATGGCAGATATGTTTAAAAATGGGAGTTATATTCCGTTAAGTTTAGAAGAGGCTGTTAAAAGGTGTAAAAAAATATATTCGCTTTTAGATTATAATGATATAAACATTGTTAGAGTTGGTTTACAACCAACAGAGGAATTAAATGATAATGAAAATGTTTTAGGGGGACCTTTCCATCCAGCTTTTAGAGAGCTAGTGGTTGGAGAGATATATTATGATTTTCTTAAAGAGATATATGATAGAGAAAAAAAATTAGAAGTAGAAATTAATGAAAAGAATGTTTCCAAAATTGTAGGTATAAATAAAATTAATCGAGAAAAATTAGGAAAAGATTTAGTAATAAAAATGAATAATATGTTAGAGATAGATAGAATCAAAATAAATGAAAAAATTTACTCATGGAAACAGGTTCTTAGGGGAGAGATAAATGAACCAAGTGATAATAAATACCAATAA
- a CDS encoding beta-ketoacyl-ACP synthase III yields MKLKNVGIIGLGTYVPENVMTNFDFEKIIDTSDEWIRTRTGIEERRFASADQATSDLGAEASKKALEKAGLSAEDIDMIILATTTPDYPIQSTACVVQELIGAINAAAVDINAACSGFVYALTMAKGLIASGMNKRILVIGAEVLSKCVDMQDRNTCVLFGDGAAAAVVAEVEEGYGMLSQFLGAEADVKGALRTPAGGTRKPLSQEVLDERSNFLQMKGQDVFKFAVKALPKATLEALEGANLKAENIDMVFPHQANVRIIEAASKRLEIPMDKFYLNLNKLGNTSSASIGLALGEALDKGLVKKGDTIALTGFGAGLTYASMIIKWSY; encoded by the coding sequence ATGAAGCTTAAAAATGTAGGTATAATAGGGTTAGGAACTTATGTTCCAGAAAATGTAATGACAAATTTTGATTTTGAAAAAATTATAGATACATCAGATGAGTGGATTAGAACAAGAACAGGAATAGAAGAAAGAAGGTTTGCAAGTGCAGATCAAGCCACATCAGACTTAGGAGCAGAAGCATCAAAAAAAGCTTTAGAAAAAGCAGGACTTTCTGCAGAAGATATTGATATGATAATTCTAGCAACAACAACGCCTGATTATCCAATTCAAAGTACAGCATGTGTTGTACAAGAGTTAATAGGAGCTATAAACGCAGCAGCAGTAGATATAAATGCAGCATGTAGTGGATTTGTTTATGCTTTAACGATGGCAAAAGGTTTAATTGCTTCTGGAATGAATAAAAGAATATTAGTAATAGGAGCAGAGGTTCTATCTAAGTGTGTAGATATGCAAGATAGAAATACTTGTGTTTTATTTGGAGATGGAGCAGCAGCAGCAGTAGTAGCTGAAGTAGAAGAGGGATACGGAATGTTATCACAGTTCTTAGGAGCGGAAGCTGATGTAAAAGGAGCTCTTAGAACACCAGCAGGAGGAACAAGAAAACCGTTAAGTCAAGAAGTTTTAGATGAGAGATCAAATTTCTTACAAATGAAAGGACAAGATGTATTTAAATTTGCTGTAAAAGCTCTTCCAAAAGCAACATTAGAAGCGTTAGAGGGAGCTAATTTAAAAGCAGAAAATATAGATATGGTATTTCCACATCAAGCGAATGTTAGAATAATAGAGGCAGCTTCAAAAAGATTAGAAATTCCAATGGATAAGTTTTATTTAAACTTAAATAAATTAGGGAATACATCATCAGCTTCAATTGGATTAGCTTTAGGTGAAGCTTTAGATAAAGGTCTTGTAAAAAAAGGAGATACAATAGCATTAACAGGATTTGGAGCAGGATTAACATATGCTTCAATGATAATTAAGTGGTCTTACTAA
- the acpP gene encoding acyl carrier protein: MLDKIREIVVEQLGVDADQVTLEANFVEDLGADSLDTVELIMAFEEEFDVEIPDTEAEKIKTVQDVVNYIESNK; encoded by the coding sequence ATGTTAGATAAAATAAGAGAAATAGTTGTAGAGCAATTAGGAGTAGACGCTGATCAAGTAACTTTAGAGGCAAACTTCGTAGAGGATTTAGGAGCAGATTCATTAGATACAGTTGAGTTAATAATGGCTTTCGAAGAGGAGTTCGACGTAGAGATTCCTGATACAGAAGCAGAAAAAATTAAAACTGTTCAAGACGTTGTAAACTACATTGAGTCAAATAAGTAA
- a CDS encoding Rne/Rng family ribonuclease produces MNQVIINTNKFKTRAAVLENGKVMEVHIEREGEGTLNGNIYKGKVANVLPGMESAFVNIGLEKNGFLYVKDLRDFEEKYLTGIVNSGKPIEELLNVGDEVVVQVLSDPRGSKGARVTTHYTIPGKFLVLMPNNNHIAISKKIKDETERERLEKLFSEIVPEGMGVIIRTAAEGKSIYHFEKELQYLIKKWEEIEVRIKKAKTGELLYKDNGIVSKVLRDIIGNDIDEIVVDNEDVYWEIIDYIRAFSEGIPKMKIKLYTEKEEIFYKYGIQKEIEKSLEVTTMLECGGSIVIEKTEALVSIDVNTGKNIGTMNLEETVVKTNIEAAVEIARQLRIRNLSGIIIIDFIDMKVEEDKQKVLKVLEESLAKDRVKTNIIHFTDLGLVEMTRKRLGKPLSYYFQDECPLCKGTGKIKGSRAIVENIIKELKDIVSEKDIKNVKIITKSSVKEKIEEIYFDFIKSLLQASGKTIEITTKNRDLLKDYEILLES; encoded by the coding sequence ATGAACCAAGTGATAATAAATACCAATAAATTTAAAACAAGAGCTGCTGTTTTAGAAAATGGAAAAGTTATGGAGGTTCATATTGAAAGAGAGGGTGAAGGAACATTAAATGGGAACATATACAAAGGTAAAGTTGCTAATGTTCTTCCAGGTATGGAATCAGCTTTTGTCAATATTGGACTTGAAAAAAATGGATTTTTGTATGTTAAGGATTTGAGAGATTTTGAAGAAAAATATTTAACTGGAATAGTAAATAGCGGAAAACCAATAGAAGAGCTATTAAATGTTGGAGATGAAGTAGTTGTTCAAGTTTTAAGTGATCCTAGAGGTAGTAAGGGTGCAAGAGTAACAACGCACTATACTATACCTGGGAAATTTTTGGTTTTAATGCCGAATAATAATCATATAGCTATATCGAAAAAAATAAAAGATGAAACAGAAAGAGAACGACTAGAGAAGTTATTCTCAGAAATAGTTCCAGAGGGTATGGGTGTTATAATAAGAACAGCAGCCGAAGGAAAAAGTATCTACCATTTTGAAAAAGAATTGCAATATCTAATAAAAAAATGGGAAGAGATAGAGGTTAGAATAAAGAAAGCAAAAACAGGTGAGCTACTATATAAAGACAATGGTATTGTTAGTAAAGTTTTACGTGATATTATAGGTAATGATATTGATGAAATAGTCGTAGATAATGAAGATGTTTATTGGGAGATCATAGACTATATAAGAGCTTTTAGTGAAGGGATACCAAAAATGAAAATAAAACTCTATACAGAAAAAGAGGAGATATTTTATAAATATGGTATTCAAAAAGAGATAGAAAAATCACTAGAAGTAACAACAATGTTAGAGTGTGGTGGTTCTATTGTAATTGAAAAGACAGAAGCTTTGGTAAGTATAGATGTTAATACTGGAAAAAATATAGGAACTATGAATTTAGAGGAAACCGTAGTTAAAACCAATATAGAAGCAGCAGTAGAAATAGCTCGACAGCTGAGAATAAGAAATTTAAGTGGAATTATTATTATTGACTTTATTGATATGAAAGTTGAAGAAGATAAACAAAAAGTATTGAAAGTATTAGAAGAGAGTTTAGCAAAAGATAGAGTTAAAACAAATATAATTCATTTTACAGATTTAGGACTAGTAGAGATGACTAGAAAAAGATTAGGAAAACCTTTGAGTTACTATTTTCAAGACGAATGTCCACTATGTAAAGGAACAGGGAAAATAAAGGGAAGTAGAGCTATTGTAGAAAATATAATAAAAGAACTAAAAGACATAGTTAGTGAAAAAGATATAAAAAATGTAAAGATAATCACAAAATCTTCAGTTAAAGAAAAAATAGAGGAGATATATTTTGATTTTATTAAATCTCTTTTGCAAGCTTCTGGAAAAACAATAGAAATAACAACAAAAAATAGAGATTTACTAAAAGATTACGAAATACTATTAGAAAGTTAG
- the fabF gene encoding beta-ketoacyl-ACP synthase II, whose protein sequence is MRRVVVTGVGLITSLGTGTEKSWEAIKAGKCGIKEIKSFDTTESAVKIAGEVTDFDPTEFGIEKKEVKKLARNTQFAIAAAKMALEDSGLVIDDKNATKVGTIVSSGIGGIEIFEDQYGTMLEKGVRRISPFTIPAMINNMASGNVGIYFGAKGPNKAVVTACAAGTHSIGDSYEMIKSGRTDAMITGGTEACITKFAINAFANMKALSTRNDEPEKASRPFTADRDGFVMGEGAGVLILEELESAKARGAKIYAEVVGYGETCDAYHITSPAEGGEGATRAFIMAMEEGNIKPEEVGYINAHGTSTPANDRNETAAIKDAFGDSAYTMNISSTKGATGHGLGAAGGIEGVILALSIAEGVVPPTINLDNPDPALDLNYTPNEMVKREIEVGMSSSLGFGGHNAVIAMRKYK, encoded by the coding sequence ATGAGAAGAGTAGTTGTAACAGGAGTTGGTTTAATAACTTCACTAGGTACTGGGACGGAAAAATCTTGGGAAGCTATTAAGGCTGGAAAATGTGGAATAAAAGAGATTAAATCTTTTGATACAACAGAAAGTGCCGTTAAAATAGCTGGAGAAGTTACTGACTTTGACCCAACAGAGTTTGGAATAGAAAAGAAAGAAGTAAAAAAATTAGCTAGAAATACACAATTTGCAATTGCCGCTGCAAAAATGGCATTAGAAGACTCAGGACTTGTTATAGATGATAAAAATGCAACTAAAGTTGGAACAATAGTATCATCAGGAATTGGTGGAATAGAAATTTTTGAAGATCAATATGGAACAATGTTAGAAAAAGGTGTAAGAAGAATATCTCCATTTACAATACCAGCAATGATAAATAATATGGCATCAGGAAATGTTGGGATTTATTTTGGTGCAAAAGGACCAAATAAAGCTGTTGTAACAGCATGTGCTGCAGGAACTCATTCAATTGGTGATTCTTATGAAATGATAAAATCAGGAAGAACAGATGCAATGATTACAGGTGGTACAGAAGCATGTATTACAAAATTTGCAATAAATGCATTTGCAAATATGAAAGCATTATCAACAAGAAACGATGAGCCTGAAAAAGCTTCAAGACCATTTACAGCTGACAGAGATGGATTTGTAATGGGAGAGGGTGCAGGAGTTCTAATTTTAGAAGAGTTAGAATCAGCAAAAGCTAGAGGAGCAAAGATATATGCAGAAGTAGTAGGTTATGGAGAAACTTGTGATGCATACCATATTACATCACCAGCAGAAGGTGGAGAAGGAGCTACTAGAGCTTTTATTATGGCTATGGAAGAGGGGAATATAAAACCAGAAGAAGTAGGATACATTAATGCTCATGGAACATCAACACCTGCAAATGATAGAAATGAAACTGCAGCTATAAAGGATGCTTTTGGAGATTCAGCATATACTATGAATATATCTTCAACAAAAGGAGCTACTGGTCACGGGCTAGGAGCAGCTGGAGGAATTGAAGGAGTAATTTTAGCATTATCAATAGCAGAAGGAGTAGTGCCTCCAACAATAAATTTAGATAATCCTGATCCAGCATTAGATTTAAACTATACACCAAATGAAATGGTAAAAAGAGAAATAGAAGTTGGAATGTCAAGTTCATTAGGATTTGGTGGACACAATGCTGTAATCGCTATGAGAAAATATAAGTAA
- the plsX gene encoding phosphate acyltransferase PlsX — translation MRIALDAMGGDFAPLETVKGAIQALDELKGLTVVLVGKKEKIQEELEKYTYDKNRIEIYDAREIIEMTDDPMSAVRTKKDSSMNRMLELVKSGEVEASVSAGNTGALISASQLKLRRIKGVLRPAITTIFPSKKRDIVLMDVGANADCRPEFINQFATMGTLYYEEMFGVSNAKVGLLNIGTEEGKGNEITREAFHLLKSNDKINFIGNIESREMMDGEVDVIVADGFTGNMVLKTAEGTAKFIFSILKEEINKSTLGKIGALLLKPILKKLKGKLDSSEYGGALFLGINGISIKAHGNSTARGIKNALKVANKFAEDKFIDRLTEVMKQNQGGSDEA, via the coding sequence ATGAGAATTGCTTTAGATGCCATGGGTGGAGATTTTGCGCCTTTAGAAACAGTAAAAGGTGCTATACAAGCTTTGGATGAACTAAAAGGTTTAACTGTGGTTTTAGTTGGAAAAAAAGAAAAAATACAAGAAGAATTAGAGAAGTATACTTATGATAAAAATAGAATAGAAATTTACGATGCTAGAGAAATTATTGAGATGACAGATGATCCAATGTCAGCTGTAAGAACTAAAAAAGACTCGTCTATGAATAGAATGTTAGAATTAGTGAAATCTGGAGAGGTTGAAGCATCAGTTTCAGCAGGAAATACAGGAGCATTAATAAGTGCTAGTCAACTTAAACTTAGAAGAATAAAAGGAGTTTTAAGACCAGCAATAACAACAATATTTCCAAGTAAAAAAAGAGATATTGTTTTAATGGATGTGGGAGCAAATGCTGATTGTAGACCTGAGTTTATAAATCAATTTGCAACAATGGGAACTCTATATTATGAAGAGATGTTTGGTGTTTCAAATGCTAAAGTTGGATTGCTTAATATAGGAACTGAAGAAGGAAAAGGTAATGAAATTACAAGAGAGGCCTTCCATCTTTTGAAAAGTAATGATAAAATAAATTTTATAGGAAACATTGAAAGTAGAGAGATGATGGATGGAGAAGTCGACGTCATTGTAGCTGATGGTTTTACTGGAAATATGGTTTTAAAAACAGCAGAAGGAACTGCTAAATTTATATTTTCAATTTTAAAAGAAGAAATAAATAAAAGTACTTTAGGAAAAATAGGGGCTCTTTTATTAAAACCTATTTTAAAAAAATTAAAAGGAAAGCTGGATTCATCTGAGTATGGAGGAGCTCTTTTTTTAGGAATAAATGGAATTTCTATAAAGGCTCATGGAAACTCAACAGCTAGAGGAATCAAAAATGCTTTAAAAGTTGCCAATAAGTTTGCAGAAGACAAATTTATAGATAGATTAACAGAGGTAATGAAACAGAATCAAGGAGGAAGCGATGAAGCTTAA
- the rpmF gene encoding 50S ribosomal protein L32 produces the protein MAVPKKKTSKAKKNMRRSHHALTGSTLATCDKCGAPRRPHRVCLACGDYNGKQVLATEVE, from the coding sequence ATGGCAGTACCTAAGAAGAAAACTTCGAAAGCTAAGAAAAACATGAGAAGATCTCACCACGCATTAACAGGTTCTACTTTAGCAACTTGTGACAAATGTGGAGCACCAAGAAGACCGCACAGAGTTTGTCTTGCATGTGGAGATTACAACGGAAAGCAAGTATTAGCTACAGAAGTAGAGTAA
- the fabD gene encoding ACP S-malonyltransferase, with the protein MSKIAFVFPGQGTQYVGMGKELYENNELAKKEFDKIFSNLDFDLKSVMFEGSEEELKDTKNTQPAIVAMSLVLEKMLREKGIEPNYVAGHSVGEYAAIGSAGFLSMEDAVKLTSLRGKAMSKVSGEVAGTMAAIIGLDADKIVETLKSVDGIAEAVNFNEPKQTVIAGEKEAIGKACIALKEAGARRAMELSVSGPFHSSLMQPAGEILKEALEEFKFEDSSVVLIANTTAKEITKVDELKDELYRQSFGPVKWVDTILALKEAGVTTIYEIGPGKVLNGLIKKIDKEIEVINIEKLSDLV; encoded by the coding sequence ATGAGCAAAATAGCTTTTGTTTTTCCAGGTCAAGGAACACAGTATGTTGGCATGGGAAAAGAACTTTATGAAAATAATGAATTAGCTAAAAAAGAGTTTGATAAAATCTTCTCTAATTTAGATTTTGATTTGAAATCAGTTATGTTTGAAGGTAGTGAAGAAGAATTAAAAGATACTAAGAATACTCAACCTGCAATAGTAGCAATGAGTTTAGTTTTAGAAAAAATGTTAAGAGAAAAAGGAATTGAGCCAAATTATGTAGCAGGGCACTCTGTAGGAGAGTATGCAGCAATTGGATCAGCAGGATTTTTATCTATGGAAGATGCTGTAAAGCTAACTTCTTTAAGAGGAAAAGCAATGAGCAAGGTATCAGGAGAAGTTGCAGGAACAATGGCAGCGATAATTGGACTTGATGCTGATAAAATAGTTGAAACTTTAAAATCAGTAGACGGAATAGCTGAGGCAGTTAACTTCAATGAACCTAAGCAAACTGTAATAGCGGGAGAAAAAGAAGCGATAGGAAAAGCTTGTATAGCTTTAAAAGAAGCAGGAGCAAGAAGAGCTATGGAACTATCAGTTTCTGGACCATTTCACTCAAGCTTAATGCAGCCAGCTGGTGAAATATTAAAAGAAGCTTTAGAAGAATTTAAATTTGAAGATTCTTCAGTAGTTTTAATTGCTAATACAACAGCAAAAGAGATTACAAAAGTTGATGAATTAAAAGATGAATTATATAGACAAAGCTTTGGACCAGTAAAATGGGTTGATACAATATTAGCTTTAAAAGAAGCAGGAGTAACTACCATATATGAAATTGGACCAGGAAAAGTATTAAATGGTTTAATAAAAAAGATTGATAAAGAGATTGAAGTTATCAATATTGAAAAACTTTCAGATTTAGTATAA
- the rnc gene encoding ribonuclease III produces the protein MKRSYLELEDKIGYAFKNKELLKNALIHRSFGNEHAKYRKLNNERLELLGDAVLDLIVTEYLYKSYPNALEGDLAKLKAMVVSEPVLARISKSLDFGQYLMLSKGEELTGGRERNSILGDVFEAILGAIYLDSDFIVAKDIAMKFLKYPIEHINENEDILDFKTILQEYSQKEYKIIPTYQVVSEAGPDHLKVFEVVAVIKDDLKGYGKGKNKKSAEQSAAKDICKKLGVKLYETL, from the coding sequence GTGAAAAGATCATACTTAGAATTAGAGGATAAAATAGGTTATGCCTTTAAAAATAAGGAGTTGTTAAAAAATGCACTTATCCATAGATCTTTTGGAAACGAACACGCTAAATATAGAAAACTAAATAATGAGAGACTAGAACTGCTAGGAGATGCAGTTCTAGATCTTATTGTGACAGAATATTTATATAAAAGTTACCCAAATGCTTTAGAGGGAGACTTAGCGAAACTAAAAGCTATGGTAGTAAGTGAGCCTGTATTGGCAAGAATATCAAAAAGTTTAGATTTTGGACAATATTTAATGCTGAGTAAAGGTGAAGAGTTAACTGGTGGAAGAGAAAGAAATTCGATATTAGGTGATGTTTTTGAAGCAATATTAGGTGCTATATATTTAGATTCAGACTTTATAGTGGCAAAAGATATAGCTATGAAATTTTTAAAGTATCCAATTGAACATATAAATGAAAATGAGGATATCTTAGATTTTAAAACAATATTACAAGAGTATAGTCAAAAAGAATACAAAATAATTCCAACTTATCAAGTAGTTAGTGAAGCTGGACCAGATCATTTAAAAGTTTTTGAGGTTGTTGCAGTTATAAAAGATGATTTAAAAGGTTATGGAAAAGGTAAAAATAAAAAAAGTGCAGAACAATCGGCAGCAAAAGATATTTGTAAAAAGTTAGGAGTAAAGCTTTATGAAACATTATAA